The DNA window AATCAGCGCCATGAAATTGGGGTCATCATCCTTGCGAATGACACCCTGCCTCTGGCCGAGCACCAGAATGTCCCTGACAAGTCGCTGGAATGACGGTCGGTCGGAAGGTGGCTCAAGGGATGGTCTTTCGGCCGGGGCGAGGGCCAGCTTTGCAAGCGAGGGATTCGCCAGACACCAACACGCGCTGTCGAGAAAGACGCCTTCAAGCAAAGGAAATACGTCTTCTCCGGCCTTCATTCGGTCGCGGTAGGGCGCGTCATTGGCTTCCACGCGGGCTATGAGCTGCGAGGCGATTTCGTATTTCGAGGCGAACAGGTTGTAGACCGTCTTGCGGGTCAGCCCCGCCCGGTTCGCGATTTCCTCAACGGAGGTAGCAGCAAACCCCATCTCCCGAAACGCCGCGTCGGCAGCATTGAGGATGAGGACTCGGGATCGTTCAGTTCGCTTTGGGATTGCCATATTTACACGATGGTATAAATTTACACACATGTAAACATTAATGGAGTGACCGTCGTGTTGAAAGAGTTTGGACCGAATATCTGGATTGCGGAGGGGCCAACGGTCACCGCGGCGGCCGGATTTCACTATCCCACGCGCATGGCCGTCATCAGGTTGACCAATGGCGATGTAGTTGTTTGGTCGCCAACGGCCCTTACGGACGATTTGCGCAGCGAGGTGGAGACGTTGGGCGCGGTGCGCTATCTAATCCCTCCCAACTCCCTCCACCACGCATTTCTTGGCGAATGGCAGCGGGCATATCCTGACGCCAAGATCTATGCGCCGCCCGGCCTGCGGGAGAAGCGCAAGGACATCAGATTTGATGGCGATATTAGCGATGGTCCTATCGCAGCATGGGCGGGAGAGATC is part of the Chelativorans sp. AA-79 genome and encodes:
- a CDS encoding TetR/AcrR family transcriptional regulator encodes the protein MGFAATSVEEIANRAGLTRKTVYNLFASKYEIASQLIARVEANDAPYRDRMKAGEDVFPLLEGVFLDSACWCLANPSLAKLALAPAERPSLEPPSDRPSFQRLVRDILVLGQRQGVIRKDDDPNFMALILLGVYGQAMLSILAGRHFTEDEIRRLIRIVVEGIGERSSR
- a CDS encoding DUF4336 domain-containing protein, with product MLKEFGPNIWIAEGPTVTAAAGFHYPTRMAVIRLTNGDVVVWSPTALTDDLRSEVETLGAVRYLIPPNSLHHAFLGEWQRAYPDAKIYAPPGLREKRKDIRFDGDISDGPIAAWAGEIDLAIMWGNRITTEVVFFHRESGTAIFTDLIQQFPRGWFRGWRALVARLDLMVASEPSVPRKFRVAFTDRRAARESLQRILTWPTDKVVIAHGPLISNDGQAFLRRAFRWLAD